Within the Pseudomonas orientalis genome, the region CACGCTTCATGGGTCAGCTCATCCATGCTGGCCACGCCACGTTTGGCCAAATGATGCTGGGGTGCGCAAAACACCACCAGTTCATCCTCCACCCAGGTTTGCACTTCGATGTCCGGATGGCTGCAGTCGCCTTCGATTAGACCCAGGTCAATTTCGTAATGCGCCACCTGATGCACGATATGGGCAGTGTTTTGCACATGCAGTTTCACCTGGCTCTCAGGGTGCTGCTGCATGAAGCTGCCGATCAACAGGGTCGCCAGGTAGTTGCCGATGGTCAGGGTGGCGCCTACCGCCAGTGAGCCGAAGCCGGACTTGCCATTGAGCAGGTCTTCGATCTCCTTGGCCTGGTCCAGCAACGCCACCGCCTGGGGCAACAGTTGATGACCGAGGGCATTGAGGCTCAGGCGTTTACCGGCGCGGTCGAATAATTGGCAGCTGGATTGGCGCTCCAGCTCGGTGATCGAGGTGCTGGCGGCGGATTGAGATAAGGCCAGCAGGCCAGCAGCGCGGGACACGCTTTCCTGCTGGGCGACCGCGACGAAGACTTGCAGTTGACGGAGAGTAAATCGCATATCGATATAACCGATAACCCTTATCTTAATAATCCAGTTAACAGATATTGTCGCCGCCATTAGAATGCTGTGCAATTGCGCACTTCACATTTGGCGCAGACCCATTTCCAGGAGTCCCCCGTACATGAGCAACATGAACCACGAGCGTGTCCTCAGTGTTCATCACTGGAACGACACTCTGTTCAGCTTCAAGTGCACCCGCGATCCGGGTTTGCGCTTCGAGAACGGTCAGTTCGTGATGATCGGCCTGCAACAGCCCAATGGCCGCCCGCTCATGCGCGCTTACTCCATTGCCAGCCCGAACTGGGAAGAGCATCTGGAGTTCTTCAGCATCAAGGTGCCGGATGGCCCGCTGACTTCCCAGTTGCAGCATTTGAAGGAAGGCGATGAGATCATCATCAGCAAAAAACCGACAGGCACCCTGGTGCTTGACGATTTGAAGCCGGGCAAGCACTTGTATCTGCTCAGCACCGGTACGGGTCTGGCGCCATTCATGAGCGTGATCCAGGACCCGGAGACCTACGAGCGCTTCGAAAAAGTGATCCTGTGCCACGGCGTGCGTTACGTCAACGAAGTCGCCTACCGCGAGTTCATCACCGAGCACCTGCCGCAGAACGAATTCTTCGGCGAGGCGTTGCGTGACAAGTTGATCTACTACCCGACCGTGACCCGCGAGCCGTTCGAAAACGAAGGTCGCCTGACCGACCTGATGCGCAGCGGCAAGCTGTTCAGCGACATCGGCCTGCCACCGATCAACCCCGAGGACGACCGCGCCATGCTGTGCGGCAGCCCGAGCATGTTGGACGAGACCAGCGAAGTGCTGAACAGCTTTGGCCTGAAGGTTTCGCCACGCATGCGTGAGCCGGGTGATTACCTGATTGAGCGTGCGTTCGTCGAAAAATAAACGCGATCAAAAAAATGTGGGAGGGGGCTTGCCCCCGATTGCGGTGGATCAGTCACAGATGAGTTGACTGACACACTGCTATCGGGGGCAAGCCCTCTCCCACATTTGGGTTCCGGTTTATCCAGCAGGCACCACTTCCAATACGCAAATCATCCCTGCTTCGGGATAGTGCCAACGTACATCCACATCCCAGAACTGCACGCCATATTCGCGCTCGGGCCCAGGCGTCTGGTAAGCGGGCCGTGGATCCTGTGCCAGGCACTGATCAATCAACTCCACCAGCGGTTCGCCCAGACGCTGGGCATGGCCCTGCGCCTGTTGCAGCGCGGTCTTGAGCCACTGCACGCCAATCAGGGGCGGCGCACCGCTGGCGATGCTGTTGGTCGCCGTATCAACGATATCGGCGTACGGCACATACGGCTTGATATCCAGCACCGGCGTGCCATCGAGCAAATCTATCCCGGAAATCCACAGCCGGCCCGCTTCCACCTTGTCCAGCTTGACCACTGACTGGCCAATCCCGTTGGGGCGATGAGTCGCGCGGGTCGCAAACACGCCCATAGACGTATTGCCGCCCAGGCGCGGCGGTCGCACTTTAAGGCGTGGCGTGTCTTCGAGCGCCTGGTGAAACAGAAACAGCAGCCACACATGGCTGACCTGTTCCAGTCCCTGCACCGCCTCGCCGCCATCGAACGGCGCCACCAACTCCAGCACACCGCGGGCGGCCGGGGCCAACTGCGGCTGACGCGGAATGGCGAACTTCTCCTTGAAGCAGGAGCGTACGAAGCCGATGGGCGAGACCTGATAACTCATGGCTTACGCACGGACCCGCAGCGTCAGACCCTTGAGGAAGTTGCGCAACAACTGATCGCCACAGGTGCGGTAGTTGGTGTGGCCGAACTTGCGGAACAGCGCGCTCAGCTCGGGCTTGGACACCGGGAACTCGGCAGCCTTGAGGATGGCGTGCATGTCGTCTTCCTTCAATTCGAAGGCCACGCGCAGTTTTTTCAGGATGATGTTGTTGGTCACCGGGGTTTCGATCGGCTGCGGCGGACGGCTTTCATCCTTGCCGCGCTTGAATATCACCAGGCCGTCGAGAAAGTGGGCCATGACCTCGTCCGGGCAGAACACAAAGCCTTCTTCCTCATCTTTCTTGAGATAGGTGAGCAGGTCTTCCTTGGTCACGTCCATGCCGCCGAGCTTGATGATCTCGACCATCTTGTTATCGCTGATGTCGAGCATGTAGCGCACGCTGCGCAGTACGTCGTTGTGAATCATGGTGGGCAATCCTGGTTTTCAGCGGGTAGACACCGCCCAGTCAGGCGGTGTCGGGAAAAGGGTAACGGCCTAAAACTTCTCTTTGCCGGACAGGTAACGCCATTGGCCCACCGGCACCTTGCCAATGGACACGCCGCCAATGCGGATGCGGCGGATGGCGACGACTTTCAAGCCAACGGCTTCGCAGAACAGCGCGATCACCCCCGGCTGCGGGTTCTTCAGTGCGAAACGCAGGCGGTTTTCGTTTTGCCAGCTGGCTTTTACCGCCGGCAGTTCTTTGCCTTTGTAGGTAAGGCCGTGGTTCAGGCGGTTGAGGCCGTGGGCCACCATGTCGCCTTCGACTTCCACCACGTATTCCTGTTCGATCTTGGCCGCATCGGCGGTCAACTTGCGCAGGATTTTCCAGTCCTGGGTGAACACCAGCAGGCCGCTGGCCTTGGCCTGCAGGTCGGCACTGGCGGTCAGGCGCAGGAAGTGACCTTTGAGTGGGCGCTTGCTGAAGCGGTGTTCTTCCGACAGGGTTTCGGCGCTGATCGTGGCCATGGCCGTCTCTGCGTCCATGCCCGCCGGGGCGTGCAACAGGATGGTCACCGGCTCTGGCACGGTGGCTTTGGCTTCGGGGTCCAGTTCGACCTTCTGGGTCGTGACCTTGAACTGCGGTTCGTCGATCACCTCACCGTCCACCGAGACCCAGCCGCCTTCGATAAACAGCTCAGCCTCCCGACGGGAGCAACCGACCAGTTCGATAAGGCGTTTGGAGAGGCGTATGGGGTCAGTCATGACAAGGGCCGTAACAAAAGGGGGCGGCTATTGTACCTGCCTGGCGCCGGTTAATCCCGGTCCCATTTCAGCCACTGCGCATTTGCTGCTGCCGCAATCGCATATGCAGCAACGGATAGGGCCGGCCCAGGCCATCGTGCTCCGTGCGTCCGATCACTTCGAAGCCCTGATGGCAATAGAATCCCAGCGCCTGCGGGTTCTGTTCGTTCACATCCAGCTCATCGGCGTTCATGTGTTCGATTGCATAGCGCAGCAATTGTCGGCCCAGGCCCTGGCCACGGTGCAGCGGGTCGATAAAAAGCATCTCCACCTTGCGCGCCGCTACGCCGGCAAACCCGGTAATGCGCTGGCTTGAATCCTTGGTACAGACGAGCATCACTGAATCCAGGTAGCGGGTCAGCACCAGGTTTTTCAGCAAGAGGATGTAGCTTTCCGGCAAAAAATCATGAGTGGCGCGCACCGAGGCCTCCCAGATCCTCGCCAGCTCCGGGTAATCGCTATTTTTGGGGGTATGGATAACCGAATGCTCGCGCATGCCCGCTGTCTCTCGTGGAAATAGGTGTTAATGGACAAAACGATAGACCTAAAAAAGCCCCGCATCTTGTCCAGAAGCAGGGCTTTTGCAATTTTTACAATCAGTCGCGCTTTTCGGCCCACAAATCATATTCGTCGGCATCGGTCACGGTGCACCAGACCTTGTCGCCCGGCTTCAAACCGCTGGCATCGTCGATAAACACGTTACCGTCGATTTCCGGCGCATCGAAGAAGCAACGGCCGACCGCGCCTTGCTCGTCGACTTCGTCGATCAGCACTTCGATTTCCTTGCCGATGCGCAGTTGCAGGCGCGCCGAGCTGATCGCCTGCTGGTGCGCCATGAAACGCTCCCAACGGTCCTGCTTGACGTCGTCCGGCACCACGGCCAGGTCCAGCAGGTTTGCCGGCGCGCCTTCGACCGGCGAGTACTGGAAGCAGCCGACGCGGTCCAGCTGGGCTTCGGTCAGCCAGTCCAGCAGGTACTGGAAGTCTTCTTCGGTTTCGCCAGGAAAGCCGACGATAAAGGTCGAACGGATGATCAGTTCCGGGCAGATCTCGCGCCAGTTCTTGATGCGCGCCAGGGTCTTGTCTTCAAAGGCCGGGCGTTTCATGGCCTTGAGCACTTTGGGGCTGGCGTGCTGGAACGGGATGTCCAGGTACGGCAGGATCTTGCCGGCGGCCATCAGTGGGATCAGTTCGTCCACGTGCGGATACGGGTAAACGTAGTGCAGGCGCACCCACACGCCCAGGCTGCTGAGCGCTTCGCAGAGTTCGGTCATGCGGGTTTTCACCGGCGCGCCATTCCAGAAACCGGTGCGGTATTTCACGTCGACGCCGTAGGCGCTGGTGTCCTGGGAAATCACCAATAGTTCTTTCACCCCGGATTTGACCAGGCGCTGGGCCTCGTCCAGCACATCGCCCACCGGGCGGCTGACCAGCTTGCCGCGCATCGACGGGATAATGCAGAAGCTGCAGCTGTGGTTGCAGCCTTCGGAAATTTTCAGATAGGCATAGTGACGCGGGGTCAGCTTGATGCCTTGCGGCGGCACCAGGTCTATCAGCGGGTTGTGGTCCTGGCGGGGCGGCACCACTTGATGCACGGCGTTGACCACCTGTTCGTACTGCTGCGGGCCGGTCACGGCAAGCACGCTTGGGTGTACGTTGCGGATATTGCCTTCTTCCACGCCCATGCAGCCGGTCACGATGACCTTGCCATTTTCCTTGATCGCTTCGCCGATCACTTCCAGGGACTCCGCCTTGGCCGAGTCGATGAAACCGCAGGTGTTGACCACCACCACGTCCGCGTCCTGATAAGTGGACACGACGTCATAACCTTCCATGCGCAGTTGCGTGAGAATGCGCTCGGAGTCGACCAGAGCCTTCGGGCAACCCAGGGAAACAAAGCCAACCTTGGGGTTGGCTTTTGCGATGGTGGTGGACATGTCTAACCTCGGTATCGAATGACGCCCCCACCGTGAAGGGCAGGCAGCGGACGGGCGCTTGGTGCGCCTCTGATCAAAAAGTGCGCAATTCTAGCGGTGGGCAACGCACTTGACCAGCTTTATGCAGGGAAATGCGACGAGCGCTGCGCTATGCTTCGCGCCGTTGCGTGTAGGTGAAATCCTAAGGTCAACAAAACGTCTGTTACGAGAAGTAAAACAGCGCATGCTAGGGTCAGTTTGAGCACGTTGTTCATAGAAGACTTCAGGTCAAAGGGCAGGAGTGGTTGATGGGTCAGGCAAGTAGTCAGGCAGCGGGTGCCGAGCATTCGACCGCCAAGCCGATTGGCATGCTGGTAGCAGCGGTCGGGGTGGTGTATGGCGATATCGGGACCAGCCCGCTCTACACCCTTAAAGAGGTGTTCAACGGCGGTTATGGGGTGCAGGTCAACCATGACGGGGTATTGGGGATCCTCGCGCTGATCTTCTGGTCGCTGATCTGGGTCGTGTCGATCAAATACATGCTGTTCGTGCTGCGCGCCGACAACCAGGGCGAAGGCGGCATCATGGCGCTGACCGCCCTGGCACGTCGTGCGGCGGGGGAGCGCAGGAAATTGCGCAGTTTCCTGGTGGTGTGCGGCTTGTGTGGCGCGGCGCTGTTCTACGGCGACAGCATGATCACCCCGGCGATTTCGGTGTTGTCGGCCGTCGAGGGCCTTGAGTTGGCGTTCGACGGTCTGGAGCGCTGGGTCGTGCCCATCGCACTGGTGGTGCTGGTGGCGCTGTTCCTGATCCAGAAACACGGCACTGACCGCATCGGCAAACTGTTCGGGCCGGTCATGGTGACCTGGTTCCTGGTGCTGGGCGGCCTTGGCGTGTATGGCATCACCCTGCACCCTGAAGTGCTCAGCGCCATGAACCCGATGTGGGCAGTGCGCTTCTTCGAGGCTCATCCCGGCATCGGCGTGGCCATCCTCGGCGCGGTGGTGCTGGCACTGACCGGCGCCGAAGCGTTGTATGCCGACATGGGCCACTTCGGCCGCAAACCCATCGCCCGTGCCTGGTTCATCCTGGTGCTGCCGGCGCTGGTGCTCAACTATTTCGGCCAGGGCGCCATGTTGCTGGGCGATCCGGAAGCGGCCCGCAACCCGTTCTACCTGCTGGCACCGAGCTGGGCGCTGATTCCGCTGGTGGTGCTGTCGACCCTGGCCACCGTGATTGCCTCCCAGGCGGTGATTTCCGGTGCGTTCTCCCTGACGCGCCAGGCCATCCAGCTGGGTTATATCCCGCGCATGCACATTCAACATACCTCCAGCGCCGAACAGGGCCAGATCTATATTGGCGCGGTGAACTGGTCGCTGATGGTGGGCGTGATCCTGCTGGTGCTGGGTTTTGAATCCTCCGGTGCGTTGGCGTCCGCCTATGGCGTGGCGGTGACCGGCACCATGCTGATGACCACGATCCTGGTGTCTGCGGTGATGCTGCTGCTGTGGAAATGGCCGCCGGTGCTGGCGGTGCCGGTGTTGCTCTGCTGTCTGTTGGTGGACGGGCTGTACTTTGCCGCCAACGTGCCGAAGATCATCCAGGGCGGCGCCTTTCCGGTGTTGGCGGGGATCGTGCTGTTCGTGCTGATGACCACCTGGAAGCGCGGCAAGCAATTGCTCGTCGAGCGCCTCGACGAGGGCGGCCTGCCGCTGCCCATCTTCATCAGCAGTATCCGCGTGCAGCCACCCCATCGCGTGCAGGGCACGGCGGTCTTCCTCACGGCGCGGCCCGATGCCGTGCCCCACGCGCTGTTGCACAACCTGCTGCATAACCAGGTGCTGCACGAGCAGGTGGTGCTGCTGACGGTGGTCTACGAAGACATCCCGCGTGTGCCCGCGGCGCGGCGTTTCGAAGTGGACGCCTATGGCGAGGGGTTCTTCCGGGTGATCCTGCACTTTGGTTTTACCGATGAGCCGGACGTGCCCGAGGCGCTGAAACTGTGCCATCTGGACGAGCTGGATTTCAGCCCGATGCGCACCACCTACTTCCTCAGCCGCGAAACCGTGATCGCCTCGCGCATCAAAGGCATGGCGCGCTGGCGCGAAGCGTTGTTCGCGTTCATGTTGAAGAATGCCAACGGCAACCTGCGCTTCTTCAAACTCCCGGTCAACCGGGTGATCGAGTTGGGCACCCAGGTCGAAATGTAAGGCACTGTATGGCGGGAGCCGGCAATCGGCTCCCGGTTTACGTCTGAACTCTTTACCTCTGAACCCAGTGCGATCCGTCGTTGTCGACTAGGCTCTAAGCACCATGAAAGAGAGCCTTGGAGCTTGCCCACAGAACCCGAAGAGGTGCGCCATGAGTCAGCTGCTCGAACCCTATACCCTGCGTCAACTCACCCTGCTGAACCGCATCGCGGTATCACCGATGTGCCAGTACTCAAGCGAGGATGGCCTGGCCAACGACTGGCACCTGGTGCATCTGGGCAGTCGCGCCGTCGGTGGTGCCGGGCTGATCTTTACCGAAGCCACCGCCGTGACCGCCGATGGCCGCATCACTGCCCAGGACCTGGGTCTGTGGAAAGACGAACAGATCGAACCGTTGCAACGCATTACGCGCTTCATTGCTGCGCAAGGCGCGGTGGCCGGTATTCAGTTGGCGCACGCCGGGCGCAAGGCCAGCACCTATCGGCCCTGGATCGGCAAGCATGGCAGCGTCAAGCCAGAAGAGGGGGGCTGGGTGCCCGTAGGCCCGTCGCCCATCGCATTCGACCCTCAGCACACGCAACCCAAACCGCTGGATGAAGCGCAGATCCGCCAAGTGATCGCGGATTTTGTCGCCGCCGCCAAGCGTGCCTTGACCGCCGGCTTTGAAGTGGTGGAGATCCACGCTGCCCATGGTTACCTGCTGCATCAGTTCCTGTCGCCCATCAGTAACCAGCGCCAGGACCAGTACGGCGGTTCTTTTGAAAACCGCATCCGCCTGGTCCTGGAAGTGACCCGCGCGGTGCGCGAAGTATGGCCCCAGGATTTGCCGCTGTTTGTGCGTGTGTCCGCCACCGACTGGGTGGAAGACGGCTGGAACCCCGATGAAACCGTGGAGCTGGCGCGCCGCTTGAAAGACCTCGGTGTGGACTTGATCGACGTGTCCTCCGGTGGCACCGCCGCCAATGCCGAAATCCCCACCGGCCCCGGTTACCAGACGCGCTTTGCCGAGCGGGTGCGCAAAGAGTCGGGCATCGCCACCGGTACGGTCGGCATGATCACCGAACCGGCCCAGGCCGAACACATCCTGCGCACCTGCCAGGCCGATATCATCTTCCTGGCCCGCGAGCTGTTGCGCGACCCGTACTGGCCGCTGCACGCCGACGATGACCTGGGCGGGCGCAAGGCGACCTGGCCGGCGCAATATCAGCGGGCGACGCACCGCGACCAGCCGATTCATGAATCGGATCTCAGGGATTGATCCGTTAGCGTATGCCCACAGAACCCACCCTCACTCGGTGGGTTTTTTTTGCTCGTGGTTTTGGTGGAGGTTGAACTGATTGACACTTCGAAAGTGTAAGAATCGGTTGTAGGTATTTATTACCGAGATAATTATTTAAGTGAATACTCTAAAAAAATCCCACATGTAACCAGATTGTTTCTACGCTTAAGGTAAGCCTGATTTTCGGCCTAGGAAGTCAGTCGGTTCGCCCATGAAGGCAGGATGCTTCAAGGCACGCAGGGAGTGGGCGGCAGGAGTATTGGATCGATATCAGGAGAAACAGTCCATGGCCAAGTCCTATGGTGTAGCGGGTGTGGTGGCGGCTTTTCTGACCCGCGGGATGTCCTTGCGTGGCCGCAGGTTGAGTTCGGATGAAGTCGAGCTGTTGGCGCATTATCGCGCCCTGACCGAGAGCGATCAGGTTGCGATGCGGTATTTGATTGGGGCGATGAAAAGCGTGACGCGGTTCTGAATGACCGCTGGATAAAGTGTGGGAGCACGCTGCTCCCACCGTATGGATCATTGTGTCATGTGTATTTACGTTTGCCCGGCTCGGGCGGGAAGTACTGATACAGCCAGGTTTCACTCAAAGTGCGGTCCTGGGTGCGGATAAACAGGCGCAGCTCCACAGGCTCCACGCTGTCACTGGTGGGGTACCAGTCGAACAGGATGCGATAGCCCTTGATGTTGTCGAGCACCAGTACGCTGAAGTCCTTCACCTCGCCGTGAGAGCAGGTGACCACCGGTTCAATGCCCGTGCCGGCTGGCAAACGGTCCAGACCGCCGCCCTTGAAGTCCACCGCAAAGCGGCGTGCCCATACTTCAGGGTAATGCTCGCCAGGGGCCCATCCTTCGGTAAATCCGCCCATGCCCGAACGGGTCGCGTCGACCTGGGCCAGCGGCGTGCTCACCGGCGGCAGGGCGCTCCAGTAGAGTTTGTAGCCGTAGTTGAGCGAATCGCCGGCCGCCACCGGTTTTTTCGGGGTCCAGAAGGCCACGATATTATCCAGGGTCTCGCCGGTAGTGGGGATCTCCAGCAAGTCGATCGAGCCTTCGCCCCAGGCGGTGGTGGGTTCTACCCATAGGCTGGGGCGCTTGCTGTACCAGTCCACGGTGTCCTGATAGCTGGCGAACTCGTGGTCGGTCTGCACCAGGCCGAAGCCTTTCGGGTTGGTGTCGGCGAAGGCGTTGAACTGCAGCTTGGCCGGGTTGTTCAGCGGACGGCAAATCCACTCACCGTTGCCGCGCCACATGGCCAGGCGGTCCGAGTCGTGGATTTGCGGGTGGATGGTGTCGCACATCCGGCGTTCGTGGGTTCCGCAACTGAACATGCTGGTCATGGCCGCAATACCCAATTGTTCGATGGCGGTGCGCGCATTGATATGGGCATCGATCGCCATCACCACTTGATTGGCCTGGCAGTCGATATCGAAGCGATAGGCGCCGGTCGCGCTGGGGGAATCGAGCAGGGCGTAGACCACGAAACGGGTGGCGTCCTTGTCCGGGGTTTCGAACCAGAACTGGGTGAAGTCGGGGAACTCCTCGCGTTTTTTCGCGTAGGTGTCGATCGCCAGGCCGCGCGCCGACAGGCCGTACTGGCCGGTGGAGTCGACGGCGCGGAAGTAGCTGGCACCCAGAAACGACAGCACATCATGGCGGTCTAGCTCCGGTGCCTTGAACAGTTTGAACCCGGAGAAGCCCAGATCGCCGGTCAGCTGTTTGGTGTCAACCGTGGTTTTTTCATAGTTGAACAGCGAAGGGCGAAAATGCACTTCGCGGGCCTCGCGGGTCTTGGGGTCCACACTGTGCATGCGCACCGGCGTCTTGAAGCCCATGCCGACGTGGAAAAACTGCACGTCCAGTTGCCCGTTCAGTTCCTTCCACAGCGAATGGTTGCCGTCGTAGCCAATGGCGTTGAAGTTCTGCGGGGTCATGGTTGCCAGCGTGGGCGGCAGCACCTGCCGGGTGTCTTTGTAGGCGGCGCCGGCGAGCTGTTTGGCCTGGGCCTTGAGCGTGTCGAAATCGAATGCCACGGCCTTGCCGTCGGCGGCACGGTTCCCGGCCCAGGCCTGCGCGGCCAGCAGGCCACTGGCCGACAAACCGGTGTAGGCCGCAATGGCCATGGACGCTTTGAGCAAATTCCTGCGGTGCATAGAGACAACCTGTCGTGAGCGAATCCCGCGCCGTTCCTGGCACGTAACGGATCAGAAATAACGGTTCGGACATGCCTTCGGCCAAACGCAACGGACAATAAACAGACGCCGGATAGCTTAAGCGGTTCGATGGTGAAGGAAAAATCATTGATGGCAGCATGATGGCGCCGCTGTGCAACAAGACATTTCCGACGCCAGGGCAGGGCGTTACATCTGGAAGCACTCTAGATAGAGCGTTTTTGGCACTTAGTTTTACGCTGGGGGCCTATTGGTCCTACGAACCCAAGTGTCTGGAGGCTACGAATGAATACCCGTGGATTGCTCGATCAGTTGCTCAAGTCTGGCCAGGACATGTTGCAGAACAAGGCTGGCGGCCAGCGTCAATCGACTGACAAAGGCGCCCTTGGCGGGCTGCTTGGCAGTGGCGGGCTTGGCAGTCTGCTCGGTGGCGCAGGCGGTGGTGCATTGGCGGCCGGTGCCATGGGCTTGCTGCTGGGCAATAAGAAGGCGCGCAAATTCGGCGGCAAGGCCCTGACCTACGGAGGCCTGGCCGCGTTGGGAGTCATTGCCTACAAAGCCTACGGCAACTGGCAGGCGCAGCAAGCCAACGCGCCCCAGGGCGAGCCGCAAACCATTGATCGTCTGCCGCCGGCCCAGGTCGAGCAACACAGCCAGGGCATTCTCAAGGCGCTGGTCGCTGCCGCCAAGGCTGACGGGCATGTGGATGAGCGTGAGCGGGCGTTGATCGAAGGCGAGTTCACCAAGCTCGACAATGACCGCGAACTGCAGGCCTGGCTGCACGCCGAGTTGAACAAACCCCTCGACCCGGCCGATGTCGCCCGCGCCGCCGGTACTCCGGAAATGGCCGCCGAGATGTACATCGCCAGTGTGATGCTGGTGGACGAGGAAAACTTCATGGAGAAGGCCTACCTGGACGAACTGGCGCGCCAGCTGAAGCTGGAGCCGGGCCTGAAGGCGGAGCTGGAGAAACAGGTGCGTCTTAACGTCGAATAAAACCGCCTACCTTTCCACAGGTGGGAGCGGGCCTGCTCCCACATTCAAACCGGGCTTGGTTCAAAGCGCCAGGGCGCCTGCCGCAAGGGCGGCGCCGGCACCTGCAGTGTCCCCGCAAACCATTGGTTAATACACGCCATCGCTCAGCTATACTCCCCTCCATTTGAATGGATCTGCGAGGAATTACTGTGAAGAACTGGACCCTGCGCCAACGGATTTTGGCGAGCTTTGCGGTAATCATCGCGATCATGCTGCTGATGGTCGTGCTCTCGTATTCGCGTCTCTTGAAAATCGAAACCAGCGAGAGCTCCGTGCGCGATGACGCTGTGCCTGGCGTGTTTTTCAGTTCGATGATTCGCAGCGCCTGGGTCGACAGCTACCTGCAGACCCAGGAATTGGTGGGCATCCACAAAAACCAGGGCATTTCCGAGGAGGACAAGCAGGACTACAAGTCCTTCGAGGCACGCCTTGAGAAATACATGGCCGACTACGCACAGACGATCAATTTCACCCAGGACCGCAGCGAGTTCGATGCCTTCGAAAAAATGCATCAGAACTACAACCAGATCCTTGCCCAAGTGCTCCAGGCTCAGCAGAGCAACAACGCCGCCGAGGCGGTCAGGTTGTTCAGCGAGCAACTGACGCCCGTCTGGGTCGCAGGCCGCATGAAGCTCAATGACATCATCCAACAGAACAAGCAGGTCGCCGACGAGGCCACCGCCGCCATCGATGACGCGGTCGAGGCCGCGAAGATCAGCATGGGCGTCTCGCTGCTGCTGGCGGTGCTTGCCGCCGCGCTGTGTGGCCTGCTGTTGATGCGCGCAATCATGGCGCCGA harbors:
- a CDS encoding DUF1456 family protein, with translation MIHNDVLRSVRYMLDISDNKMVEIIKLGGMDVTKEDLLTYLKKDEEEGFVFCPDEVMAHFLDGLVIFKRGKDESRPPQPIETPVTNNIILKKLRVAFELKEDDMHAILKAAEFPVSKPELSALFRKFGHTNYRTCGDQLLRNFLKGLTLRVRA
- the rimO gene encoding 30S ribosomal protein S12 methylthiotransferase RimO, with product MSTTIAKANPKVGFVSLGCPKALVDSERILTQLRMEGYDVVSTYQDADVVVVNTCGFIDSAKAESLEVIGEAIKENGKVIVTGCMGVEEGNIRNVHPSVLAVTGPQQYEQVVNAVHQVVPPRQDHNPLIDLVPPQGIKLTPRHYAYLKISEGCNHSCSFCIIPSMRGKLVSRPVGDVLDEAQRLVKSGVKELLVISQDTSAYGVDVKYRTGFWNGAPVKTRMTELCEALSSLGVWVRLHYVYPYPHVDELIPLMAAGKILPYLDIPFQHASPKVLKAMKRPAFEDKTLARIKNWREICPELIIRSTFIVGFPGETEEDFQYLLDWLTEAQLDRVGCFQYSPVEGAPANLLDLAVVPDDVKQDRWERFMAHQQAISSARLQLRIGKEIEVLIDEVDEQGAVGRCFFDAPEIDGNVFIDDASGLKPGDKVWCTVTDADEYDLWAEKRD
- a CDS encoding rRNA pseudouridine synthase, which codes for MTDPIRLSKRLIELVGCSRREAELFIEGGWVSVDGEVIDEPQFKVTTQKVELDPEAKATVPEPVTILLHAPAGMDAETAMATISAETLSEEHRFSKRPLKGHFLRLTASADLQAKASGLLVFTQDWKILRKLTADAAKIEQEYVVEVEGDMVAHGLNRLNHGLTYKGKELPAVKASWQNENRLRFALKNPQPGVIALFCEAVGLKVVAIRRIRIGGVSIGKVPVGQWRYLSGKEKF
- a CDS encoding potassium transporter Kup, giving the protein MGQASSQAAGAEHSTAKPIGMLVAAVGVVYGDIGTSPLYTLKEVFNGGYGVQVNHDGVLGILALIFWSLIWVVSIKYMLFVLRADNQGEGGIMALTALARRAAGERRKLRSFLVVCGLCGAALFYGDSMITPAISVLSAVEGLELAFDGLERWVVPIALVVLVALFLIQKHGTDRIGKLFGPVMVTWFLVLGGLGVYGITLHPEVLSAMNPMWAVRFFEAHPGIGVAILGAVVLALTGAEALYADMGHFGRKPIARAWFILVLPALVLNYFGQGAMLLGDPEAARNPFYLLAPSWALIPLVVLSTLATVIASQAVISGAFSLTRQAIQLGYIPRMHIQHTSSAEQGQIYIGAVNWSLMVGVILLVLGFESSGALASAYGVAVTGTMLMTTILVSAVMLLLWKWPPVLAVPVLLCCLLVDGLYFAANVPKIIQGGAFPVLAGIVLFVLMTTWKRGKQLLVERLDEGGLPLPIFISSIRVQPPHRVQGTAVFLTARPDAVPHALLHNLLHNQVLHEQVVLLTVVYEDIPRVPAARRFEVDAYGEGFFRVILHFGFTDEPDVPEALKLCHLDELDFSPMRTTYFLSRETVIASRIKGMARWREALFAFMLKNANGNLRFFKLPVNRVIELGTQVEM
- a CDS encoding LysR family transcriptional regulator, producing MRFTLRQLQVFVAVAQQESVSRAAGLLALSQSAASTSITELERQSSCQLFDRAGKRLSLNALGHQLLPQAVALLDQAKEIEDLLNGKSGFGSLAVGATLTIGNYLATLLIGSFMQQHPESQVKLHVQNTAHIVHQVAHYEIDLGLIEGDCSHPDIEVQTWVEDELVVFCAPQHHLAKRGVASMDELTHEAWILREQGSGTRLTFDQAMRHHRSALNIRLELEHTEAIKRAVESGLGIGCISRLALRDAFRRGSLVPVETPDLDLARQFYFIWHKQKYQTSAMREFLELCRAFTAGVQRSDEIVLPSIA
- a CDS encoding GNAT family N-acetyltransferase — translated: MREHSVIHTPKNSDYPELARIWEASVRATHDFLPESYILLLKNLVLTRYLDSVMLVCTKDSSQRITGFAGVAARKVEMLFIDPLHRGQGLGRQLLRYAIEHMNADELDVNEQNPQALGFYCHQGFEVIGRTEHDGLGRPYPLLHMRLRQQQMRSG
- the fpr gene encoding ferredoxin-NADP reductase; amino-acid sequence: MSNMNHERVLSVHHWNDTLFSFKCTRDPGLRFENGQFVMIGLQQPNGRPLMRAYSIASPNWEEHLEFFSIKVPDGPLTSQLQHLKEGDEIIISKKPTGTLVLDDLKPGKHLYLLSTGTGLAPFMSVIQDPETYERFEKVILCHGVRYVNEVAYREFITEHLPQNEFFGEALRDKLIYYPTVTREPFENEGRLTDLMRSGKLFSDIGLPPINPEDDRAMLCGSPSMLDETSEVLNSFGLKVSPRMREPGDYLIERAFVEK
- the tsaA gene encoding tRNA (N6-threonylcarbamoyladenosine(37)-N6)-methyltransferase TrmO, translated to MSYQVSPIGFVRSCFKEKFAIPRQPQLAPAARGVLELVAPFDGGEAVQGLEQVSHVWLLFLFHQALEDTPRLKVRPPRLGGNTSMGVFATRATHRPNGIGQSVVKLDKVEAGRLWISGIDLLDGTPVLDIKPYVPYADIVDTATNSIASGAPPLIGVQWLKTALQQAQGHAQRLGEPLVELIDQCLAQDPRPAYQTPGPEREYGVQFWDVDVRWHYPEAGMICVLEVVPAG